A DNA window from Chryseobacterium sp. MEBOG06 contains the following coding sequences:
- a CDS encoding helix-turn-helix domain-containing protein produces MFNPPKIHQGRNIKRFREILGIKQEALAFDLGEDWNQKKVSLLEQKEIIEDQLLRKISEIMKIPVEAFQNFDEEQTINIISNTFHEGSIAHATAENIQYIFNLLEKMAELYERMLKEKDETITRLESLLKHK; encoded by the coding sequence ATCTTTAATCCTCCAAAAATACATCAGGGAAGAAATATAAAACGTTTTAGAGAAATACTGGGAATTAAGCAGGAGGCTTTGGCTTTTGACTTGGGTGAAGATTGGAATCAGAAGAAAGTATCTTTGCTGGAGCAAAAGGAAATTATTGAAGATCAGTTACTTCGAAAAATTTCTGAAATCATGAAGATTCCTGTTGAGGCTTTTCAAAATTTTGATGAAGAACAGACCATTAATATTATTTCAAATACTTTTCATGAGGGATCTATAGCCCATGCTACTGCTGAAAACATACAATATATATTTAATCTGCTTGAGAAAATGGCTGAACTATATGAAAGAATGCTTAAAGAAAAAGACGAGACGATAACAAGGCTGGAAAGTTTGCTTAAACACAAATAA
- a CDS encoding IS256 family transposase — protein MIDKEDLLNNKDFYKSFKNGEDLTSFFKELHKKAVEHMLDAELDSHLDNEKHGKTTNGNYRNGHGTKKIKSSFGESEIKVPRDREGSFEPALVPKRHNIIDGLENIIISFYAKGMSVSDIEEQIREMYDFEVSTSTISRITNAVASEAVSWQNRPLEDVYLIVWMDGIVFKVRENSKVINKTVYLAVGLSRDGRKEVLGMWLGKNESSAFWMSVLTDLKARGVEDILITATDNLNGFTQTIRSVFPESQTQICVVHQIRNACKYVVWKDRKEFSADMKHIYTAPTKQAAEAALDDFAEKWESKYSYAIASWRNNWDELTVFFEFPLEIRKIIYTTNLIENLNGKIRKYTKNKMSFPTDDAVMKSVYLALKESTKKWTMPIQNWGIVLNQFMLIFEQRLRL, from the coding sequence ATGATAGACAAAGAAGACTTATTAAACAACAAGGATTTCTATAAGTCCTTTAAGAATGGGGAAGATTTAACATCCTTCTTCAAAGAACTACACAAAAAAGCTGTGGAGCACATGTTGGATGCAGAGCTGGACAGTCATCTGGACAACGAAAAGCATGGTAAAACAACTAATGGAAATTACCGAAACGGTCATGGAACCAAAAAAATAAAATCTTCTTTTGGGGAATCCGAGATTAAGGTTCCCAGAGATAGAGAAGGTAGTTTTGAGCCAGCATTAGTTCCCAAAAGGCACAACATTATCGATGGTTTGGAAAACATTATCATCTCATTCTATGCCAAAGGAATGAGCGTATCAGACATTGAGGAACAAATCCGTGAAATGTATGATTTTGAGGTTTCTACTTCCACCATATCACGAATCACCAATGCGGTTGCAAGTGAAGCAGTAAGTTGGCAGAACCGGCCGCTTGAAGATGTGTATCTCATTGTCTGGATGGATGGGATTGTTTTCAAAGTAAGGGAAAACTCCAAAGTCATTAATAAAACCGTTTATCTGGCTGTGGGATTAAGCCGTGACGGGAGAAAGGAAGTATTGGGAATGTGGCTTGGAAAAAATGAAAGCTCAGCCTTCTGGATGAGTGTTCTCACAGATTTAAAAGCTCGTGGTGTAGAGGATATTCTCATCACCGCCACCGATAATTTAAACGGATTTACCCAGACCATACGTTCTGTTTTTCCTGAATCTCAAACCCAGATCTGTGTTGTCCATCAGATCAGAAATGCCTGCAAATATGTAGTTTGGAAGGACAGAAAAGAATTTTCTGCCGATATGAAGCATATTTACACTGCTCCAACAAAACAAGCAGCTGAAGCAGCTCTGGACGATTTTGCAGAAAAATGGGAAAGCAAATATTCTTATGCTATTGCATCCTGGCGGAATAATTGGGATGAGCTGACTGTATTTTTTGAATTTCCTTTAGAGATCCGAAAAATCATTTATACAACTAATTTAATTGAAAATCTCAACGGAAAAATCAGAAAATACACCAAAAACAAAATGTCTTTTCCTACAGATGATGCCGTAATGAAATCAGTGTATCTCGCTTTAAAAGAATCTACTAAAAAATGGACCATGCCAATTCAAAATTGGGGTATTGTTCTTAACCAGTTTATGCTTATTTTTGAACAAAGGCTCAGATTATAA
- a CDS encoding RHS repeat-associated core domain-containing protein: MVTKPRYYKYNGKELHEIGMYDYGARMMMPDLGRWGVMDAMSEKYSSLSPYSYAINNPVMVIDPDGNDAMFASGEAAQFAFKMYVATMSTGTGTSGGNIFTGFNFSGFGTDDWIRGLDGKWRYEAGITTLEKAMRMAGITGFAKNGTIFSNVSVDGGSISAYAQLNEGGSITKLGADDLASMNAIVDALPMWLGGTWSTWESQEFPQITNTGGLARTDFDASTWDKFRPGDKLFTLDAGSFIFPSTFPADGSKGVPTWAGRVYAGVWGVDRIRELSDLFVGKKSDNSLNSMSVKVTSLDSIKSTGFTYQKDTTIFYGNKSGDFDRAYKPVQDSSYNRDIRNFNSRVPSQYRIK, translated from the coding sequence ATAGTAACAAAGCCCCGCTATTATAAATACAATGGCAAAGAGCTTCACGAAATAGGAATGTATGATTACGGTGCAAGGATGATGATGCCTGACCTGGGAAGATGGGGAGTAATGGATGCGATGTCTGAGAAATACAGCTCTTTGAGTCCTTACAGCTATGCGATCAATAACCCTGTTATGGTCATTGATCCGGATGGAAATGATGCAATGTTCGCTTCTGGAGAAGCAGCACAATTTGCTTTTAAAATGTATGTAGCAACGATGTCAACAGGAACTGGAACATCAGGAGGGAATATTTTTACTGGGTTTAATTTTTCTGGTTTTGGAACAGATGATTGGATCAGAGGACTTGATGGAAAGTGGAGATATGAAGCTGGTATTACTACTTTAGAAAAGGCAATGCGAATGGCAGGTATAACCGGTTTTGCTAAAAATGGAACAATATTCTCAAATGTAAGTGTAGATGGAGGAAGTATCTCGGCTTATGCACAACTAAATGAAGGAGGTAGTATAACCAAGCTTGGTGCGGATGATCTAGCTTCTATGAATGCAATTGTAGATGCATTACCAATGTGGTTAGGAGGAACGTGGAGTACATGGGAATCTCAAGAATTTCCTCAGATCACCAATACTGGAGGACTGGCAAGAACTGATTTTGATGCAAGCACCTGGGACAAATTCAGACCTGGTGATAAGCTTTTTACTTTAGATGCTGGAAGCTTTATATTTCCAAGTACTTTTCCAGCCGACGGTTCTAAAGGAGTACCAACATGGGCAGGTAGAGTGTATGCGGGTGTATGGGGTGTAGATAGAATTAGAGAATTGTCAGATTTGTTTGTTGGAAAGAAAAGTGATAATAGTCTAAATTCTATGTCTGTAAAAGTAACATCTTTAGACTCAATTAAATCTACGGGTTTTACATATCAAAAAGATACAACTATATTCTATGGAAATAAATCAGGCGATTTTGACAGAGCATATAAACCAGTTCAAGACAGTTCTTATAATAGGGATATCAGAAACTTTAATAGTAGAGTTCCAAGCCAATATCGAATAAAATAA
- a CDS encoding SDR family NAD(P)-dependent oxidoreductase, with translation MRKTIIITGATGGIGKAAAIALAKQGNDIIIQGRDAEKGKSISEEISKINGSTCQFIQANTSTMDGIKNLVAEVKKLTTKIDILIHSAGTLNSKRKETKESLDEVFVVNYLCKFMIDNLLLEELKKGGGRIIIVGGLLSRGVTFDFSDLQLQSNYSVSKRMGQNKLAVHMHAQEFAKKNGEHPSINVIHPGVTKTNIDRNLNWLERTAFGLLLLIKGNSLEKAIANILELASANKVESGYFYPKLADTSVREKINLDDASTAKLWEESLKIAKI, from the coding sequence ATGAGAAAAACAATAATTATAACCGGAGCAACTGGTGGCATAGGTAAAGCCGCTGCCATTGCGCTTGCAAAACAAGGCAACGATATCATCATACAAGGACGTGACGCTGAAAAAGGCAAAAGCATATCGGAAGAAATTTCAAAGATAAATGGCTCTACCTGTCAGTTTATTCAAGCAAATACTTCTACAATGGATGGAATTAAAAATCTAGTGGCTGAAGTAAAAAAATTAACCACCAAAATTGATATTCTTATTCATTCTGCAGGAACACTTAATTCTAAAAGAAAAGAGACCAAAGAAAGTCTTGATGAAGTTTTTGTAGTTAATTACCTGTGCAAATTTATGATTGATAACCTTTTGCTGGAGGAACTAAAAAAAGGTGGAGGAAGAATAATTATTGTAGGTGGCCTTTTATCGAGAGGCGTCACATTTGACTTTAGTGACCTCCAATTACAATCAAATTATTCAGTAAGCAAGCGGATGGGACAAAATAAGCTGGCAGTTCATATGCACGCTCAGGAATTTGCAAAGAAAAATGGGGAGCACCCTTCTATAAATGTTATTCATCCCGGAGTAACAAAAACTAACATTGACAGAAATCTCAACTGGCTTGAGAGAACAGCTTTTGGCCTGTTGCTGCTTATCAAAGGTAACAGCCTCGAAAAAGCAATAGCAAATATTTTGGAACTTGCCTCAGCTAATAAAGTTGAGTCCGGTTACTTTTATCCCAAACTTGCCGATACATCGGTAAGAGAAAAAATAAATTTAGATGATGCAAGTACAGCTAAACTGTGGGAAGAAAGCCTGAAGATTGCAAAAATATAA
- a CDS encoding transposase, which produces MKNSKFSEVQIIKILSEQNQGKTVNEICRDYGISQPTFYNWKSKYGGLDVQQLSKMKELEKELSQYKKIVAELTLENVVMKDVIAKKF; this is translated from the coding sequence ATGAAAAACAGTAAATTTTCAGAAGTTCAGATCATCAAGATTTTATCTGAACAAAATCAGGGTAAAACAGTCAATGAGATTTGCAGGGATTACGGTATCAGCCAACCGACCTTTTACAACTGGAAGAGTAAATATGGTGGATTGGATGTGCAGCAACTCTCTAAAATGAAGGAACTTGAAAAGGAACTTTCGCAGTACAAAAAAATCGTAGCTGAACTTACGTTGGAAAATGTTGTGATGAAAGATGTGATTGCAAAAAAGTTTTAA
- a CDS encoding IS3 family transposase, giving the protein MVVYSGSEHGISTRNACRLFIIGSSVFYYKKKQNNEDDKIRDELFFLAEQHQTWGFWTMYHRLRNLGFWWNHKRVYRIYKSMKLNLRSKRKKRLPARVKEPLLRPIYPNVTWSMDFMHDTLENGKSVRSLNIIDDFNREILNITIDTSLPSARVVSQLEQLIDWRGKPEKIRVDNGPEFIAEKLKDWCGKNEITLHYIQPGKPTQNSLVERFNRTFRTEFLDVYLFENIKQMRNYAQIWMWMYNNERPHKALQYLTPRDFLLKYGKLTQAQAMEFPTFQQNYYNDNNKLLTKNSTFECA; this is encoded by the coding sequence CTGGTTGTTTATTCCGGATCAGAACACGGAATAAGCACTCGGAATGCGTGTAGACTTTTCATTATAGGCAGTTCGGTATTTTACTATAAAAAGAAGCAGAACAATGAAGACGACAAGATTCGGGATGAGCTGTTTTTCCTTGCTGAGCAACACCAAACATGGGGGTTTTGGACGATGTACCACCGTTTAAGAAACTTGGGATTTTGGTGGAATCATAAACGGGTTTACAGGATTTATAAATCGATGAAACTGAATTTAAGAAGCAAGCGAAAAAAACGTCTTCCGGCACGGGTAAAAGAACCTTTGCTTCGACCGATTTATCCGAATGTAACGTGGAGTATGGACTTTATGCATGACACTTTAGAGAATGGTAAAAGCGTCAGAAGCTTGAATATCATTGATGATTTTAACAGAGAAATTTTGAATATTACGATTGACACCAGTTTACCTTCTGCGCGGGTAGTTTCTCAACTAGAACAACTGATCGACTGGCGCGGAAAACCGGAAAAAATAAGAGTTGATAATGGTCCGGAGTTTATTGCAGAAAAATTAAAAGATTGGTGCGGTAAAAATGAAATTACCCTTCATTATATTCAACCTGGAAAACCGACACAAAACTCTTTGGTAGAAAGATTCAACAGAACTTTCCGTACAGAATTCTTAGATGTCTATCTCTTTGAGAACATAAAACAGATGAGAAATTATGCACAAATCTGGATGTGGATGTATAATAATGAGCGCCCACACAAGGCTCTCCAATATCTTACACCAAGGGATTTTTTATTGAAATATGGAAAACTCACCCAAGCTCAGGCTATGGAGTTTCCCACATTCCAACAAAATTATTACAACGACAACAATAAATTATTAACCAAAAACTCTACTTTTGAATGTGCATAG
- a CDS encoding Crp/Fnr family transcriptional regulator, which produces MLDNLISKIKSLSNFSQSDVDLFTGSLEERCIKKGEHILEEGQICRHLFYIQTGLMMVYKNNDGIEIPYCFMAENEWIGLMKSFNEKIPSDKAIKALEDTKLFRLSADKLEQLFKLQPKFLILKNDYLEHTLMEVARHSADLRLLDAKNKYFKFRENNPTLINRIPQYYIAAYLGVKPQSISRIRKEG; this is translated from the coding sequence ATGTTAGATAACTTAATTAGCAAAATAAAATCTTTGAGTAATTTTTCTCAATCTGACGTTGATTTATTCACTGGTTCTTTAGAAGAAAGATGTATTAAAAAAGGAGAACATATTCTTGAAGAAGGGCAAATCTGCCGTCACCTTTTCTATATTCAAACTGGTCTGATGATGGTTTATAAAAACAATGATGGTATAGAAATACCTTATTGTTTTATGGCAGAAAATGAATGGATTGGATTAATGAAGAGTTTTAATGAAAAAATCCCGTCTGATAAAGCTATAAAAGCATTGGAAGATACCAAATTATTCAGGCTTTCTGCTGATAAACTGGAACAGCTTTTCAAACTACAACCTAAATTTCTGATTTTGAAAAATGATTATCTGGAGCATACGCTTATGGAAGTTGCACGGCACAGCGCAGATTTGAGATTGCTGGATGCAAAAAATAAATATTTTAAGTTTAGGGAAAATAATCCTACTCTAATCAATAGAATACCGCAGTATTATATCGCTGCCTATCTAGGCGTAAAACCCCAATCAATTAGCCGAATAAGAAAAGAGGGCTAA
- a CDS encoding enoyl-CoA hydratase — protein MKTEEEIFNLIKKSINLRGEFNDYHIRLSNGRFDRENMIGVYSIREGIAINQKNYKLAEQMHQLLIGLKNDSGILLKGVTIDGKNYSGMYYLSENYDKIIGYLDNELDEK, from the coding sequence ATGAAAACAGAAGAAGAAATTTTTAATTTAATAAAAAAAAGCATCAATTTACGGGGAGAATTTAACGATTATCATATAAGGTTGAGTAATGGGAGATTTGATAGGGAAAATATGATTGGGGTATATAGTATTAGAGAAGGGATAGCTATCAATCAAAAAAACTATAAACTTGCAGAGCAAATGCATCAATTACTTATTGGATTAAAAAATGATTCTGGAATTTTATTAAAGGGTGTAACTATTGATGGGAAAAATTATTCTGGGATGTATTATTTAAGTGAAAATTATGATAAAATTATTGGGTATTTAGATAATGAACTTGATGAAAAATGA